The DNA segment TGCCATCGGCGTTGAAGGCGATGGCGCCGCTGGCGAGCAGGCCGCCCGCCGCGGTCACGTCGGTCGCCGGATCGGCGTAGATTTCGCCCGCCCACTGATTCACGCCGGTCTTGGCGAAGCCCATGGTGACGCGGTGCGAGCCGCCCTGGGCATCGAAGATGTCGAGCGAGCGCGTGAAGTCGGGGACCATGGTACCGCTGGCGAGGTCGCCGACCGCATAGGCCGCGGTCTGGACCGGCGTCGTCGACTGCAGGTTGGCGCGGATCGTGATCGCGGTGGTCGCGGTCGCGGTGCCGTTGAGATCGCCGAGACCCACGGGCTGCAGCTCGTCCAGATTGCCGGTGTTCACGTAGCCGCCCGCGCCGTCCAGCGGCCAGCCCTGCAGATAGTAGCCGCTGGTGTTGCGAAGGAAGCCTTCGGCGTCGGGCGAAAACGATCCTGCCCGGGTGAACGACACGGTGCTGTCGGGGGCCTCCGTCGAGCGGACGACGAAGAAGCCGCTGCCGTCGATCCCCATGTCGGTCTGGTTGCTGGACGTCTGCAGCAGGCCCTGTTTCGAGATCAGCATTTGCGGCGATGCCGCGACGCCGCCCGCCGTGTAGCTGCTGCTTGCCTGGCCGTCGACGACCAGCGACTTGAACTCGGTCTGCACGCCCTTGTAGCCGACGGTGTTGATGTTCGCGATGTTGTCCGCGACGCCCGCCATGGCGCTGGACTGGGCGCCGAGACCGGACACGCCCGCATAGAGAGCTGAATAGAGGCTCATGGTGTTCTCCGTGGATGGCTTGGTGCAGATATTATAGGAACATTCCTTGGGAACAGTTCTACACGGCAATTTTTGCCTAGCGTTCCCTTGGTTTCGAACTTCTTTCCTATAATAGGAGGAGCATAACCAAGGTGAGACCCATGGCCCTGAGAATTTCCCTGCGTGATGGAGAGAAGGTGATCGTCAATGGCGCCGTGCTGCGCGCCGTCGGCCGCATGACCCTCGATGTGGAGAATGGCGCCGCCGTCCTGCGCGGACGCGAGCTGATGCAGCCCGACGAGGCCCGCACGCCGGCCAGCCGCGTGTATTTCGCCTGCATGATGGCCTATATCGATCCCGAGGGGCGCGCCGCGTATCAGGAGTCCCTGGTGTCCCTGATCGGCGATCTGCTGGAGGCGCTGCAGGCGCCGGACGCGCGGGCGTGCTGCATCAGGGTCGCCCAGAAGGTGGCGTGCCGTGACTTCTACCGGGCGCTGACCGATTGCCGCTGGCTGATGCGCTACGAGGCCGACGCGATGGCGCGTCTGCTGCCAGAGGCGGTGTGAGATCATGTCGCCCTTGTCGGCCGCCGCCGCCGCCCTGCGCGGAATGCCCGCCGAGCACCGCTTCGGTCAGGTCGCCGCCGTGCGCGGCGCCTTGATCGAGGTCGATGGCCTGGGCGGTGCCGCGCGGGTCGGATCGCGTCTCGACATCGCGACGCGCGCGGGTACGCTCGCGGCGGAGGTCACGGGCATGGACCGGGGCGTCTGTCACTGCATGCCGTTCCAGGACCCGCAGGGCGTGGGCACCGGGATGCGCGCCGATCTGGCCGCCGGCCAGTTCGTGCTGCGGCCGTCTTTTGGCTGGCTGGGGCGCCTGGTCGATGGTCTCGGCAACCCCATCGACGGCAAGGGCCCTCTTCAGGCCGGCGCGCATCCGCAGCCGATCCGCGCGGCGGCTCCGCCCGCCGCGACGCGCGCCAGAGTCGGCGCGCGCATCGAGACGGGGGTGCGAGCCCTCGATCTTTTCGCATCGCTGTGCGTCGGACAGCGGCTGGGCCTGTTCGCCGGTTCGGGCGTCGGCAAGTCGGTGCTTCTGTCCATGCTGGCGCGCTGGACCGCGTGCGACATCGCGGTGATCGGCCTGATCGGTGAACGAGGGCGCGAAGTCCAGGAATTCGTCGAGGACGATCTGGGGGCCGAAGGTCTCGCCCGGAGCGTCGTGGTGGTCGCGACCGGCGACGAGCCGGCGCTGATGCGGCGCCAGGCGGCCTGGACGACCATGGCCATCGCCGAGCATTTCCGCGACCAGGGCCATCACGTCCTGTGTCTCATGGACTCGGTGACCCGCTTCGCCATGGCACAGCGCGAGATCGGCCTGGCCAGCGGCGAGCCGCCGGCCACCAAGGGATACACGCCCACGGTCTTCGCCGAGCTTCCCCGTCTGCTCGAGCGCGCGGGGCCGGGACTGCCGGGCCAGGGATCCATCACGGGCGTGTTCACGGTGCTCGTCGATGGTGACGATCATGACGAGCCGGTCGCCGACGCGGTCCGCGGGATTCTCGACGGTCACGTGGTGCTGTCGCGGCGCATCGCGGAACGCGGGCGGTATCCCGCCATCGACATCCTCAAATCCGTGTCGCGGACACTACCACGCGCGCAGACGGACAGGGAAAACGCGCTTCGGCTCGAGGCCCGTGGCAATCTCGCGCTCTATTCGGACATGGCGGAGATGGTTCGGCTTGGCGCCTATAGTACCGGTTCCGATGCACGGGTGGATCGGGCCGTGGCGCTTGAGCCGCGTATCGAGGCGCTGATCGGGCAGGGCAAGAATGACCGGGGGCGGCTCGACCAGGCCTTCGCCGATCTCGAAATGATCCTCGGCGGTGCGGCATGACGACGCCCTATGACCCGGCGATTCGCATAAAGCGGCGGCAGGTCGACGATATCGCGCGGCAGATCGGCGACGCGCTCGCGCGCGTGGCCTCGCTGGATGAAGGGGTCGAGCAATTGGCAGGGGACGCCAGACGCGAGGCCATGTGCGGCGCGGAGGCGCCGATGGTGTCCTCTCATCACTATGCCGCGCGCCTGCGGACGCGCCGGGCCGGCCTCATGGAAGAACGCGCGTTCACGCAGGCAAGGCTCGTCAGCCTCCGGGCCGAAGCGGCCAGCGCCATTGCGTCGCTGCAGGCCATCGAGACCGCGGCCGAGAGGCACCGTGCCGAGCACAAACGCCGCCGTGACAACGCCGTCCAGGCGCAACTCGACGACATGGTGGCCTCGTCGGTGGTTCGCCGACACCACGCGTCCAGGGAGCATCGAACGTCATGATTTCGGAACTCGACAGCGTGCAGGCGGGCCCGGCCCGAAAGGCGGAGCTGATCAATGCCACGGCGCGGGCGCAACTGGCGCTTCCTCTCTGGCGGGC comes from the Iodidimonas sp. SYSU 1G8 genome and includes:
- a CDS encoding flagellar hook protein FlgE, translating into MSLYSALYAGVSGLGAQSSAMAGVADNIANINTVGYKGVQTEFKSLVVDGQASSSYTAGGVAASPQMLISKQGLLQTSSNQTDMGIDGSGFFVVRSTEAPDSTVSFTRAGSFSPDAEGFLRNTSGYYLQGWPLDGAGGYVNTGNLDELQPVGLGDLNGTATATTAITIRANLQSTTPVQTAAYAVGDLASGTMVPDFTRSLDIFDAQGGSHRVTMGFAKTGVNQWAGEIYADPATDVTAAGGLLASGAIAFNADGSLDLAGSTGTLFSPLSVTWTNGAGSSPIALNLGSDAAVNGLTQFGGESALLSSSLDGGLLNNIASIDISKTGLVSAIFDDGTSRAVFQLPLATFANPDGLTRLSGNAYSISNESGSPTINPPGSFGSGSIVSSALEASNVDLAQEFTNMIRFQRAYSASSKVITTVDDMLQEVNNLKR
- a CDS encoding flagellar biosynthesis repressor FlbT, producing the protein MALRISLRDGEKVIVNGAVLRAVGRMTLDVENGAAVLRGRELMQPDEARTPASRVYFACMMAYIDPEGRAAYQESLVSLIGDLLEALQAPDARACCIRVAQKVACRDFYRALTDCRWLMRYEADAMARLLPEAV
- the fliI gene encoding flagellar protein export ATPase FliI, with the protein product MSPLSAAAAALRGMPAEHRFGQVAAVRGALIEVDGLGGAARVGSRLDIATRAGTLAAEVTGMDRGVCHCMPFQDPQGVGTGMRADLAAGQFVLRPSFGWLGRLVDGLGNPIDGKGPLQAGAHPQPIRAAAPPAATRARVGARIETGVRALDLFASLCVGQRLGLFAGSGVGKSVLLSMLARWTACDIAVIGLIGERGREVQEFVEDDLGAEGLARSVVVVATGDEPALMRRQAAWTTMAIAEHFRDQGHHVLCLMDSVTRFAMAQREIGLASGEPPATKGYTPTVFAELPRLLERAGPGLPGQGSITGVFTVLVDGDDHDEPVADAVRGILDGHVVLSRRIAERGRYPAIDILKSVSRTLPRAQTDRENALRLEARGNLALYSDMAEMVRLGAYSTGSDARVDRAVALEPRIEALIGQGKNDRGRLDQAFADLEMILGGAA